A portion of the Osmia lignaria lignaria isolate PbOS001 chromosome 15, iyOsmLign1, whole genome shotgun sequence genome contains these proteins:
- the LOC117608322 gene encoding peptidyl-tRNA hydrolase 2, mitochondrial yields MSSHKMTVSEILLESFDSFSDATVGFVIAAVLGYCLYKITTLRDLKASNDSNKSSDNIVYTDEYDNYKLILVIRTDLKMGKGKVAAQCAHAAVAAYKAAKKYPKILQAWEECGQAKITVKVDSEEALKEVAKHARAVGLLANTIQDAGRTQIEPGSKTVCAVGPGPAPLIDEVTGHLKLF; encoded by the exons ATGAGTTCTCATAAAATGACTGTCTCTGAAATACTTTTAGAAAGTTTTGACAGTTTTTCAGATGCAACAGTTGGTTTTGTTATTGCAGCAGTACTAGgttattgtttatataaaataacaacATTGCGAGATTTAAAGGCTTCTAATGATTCTAATAAATCTTCAGATAACATA GTGTACACAGATGAATATGATAATTATAAGCTTATTTTAGTAATTAGAACTGACTTAAAGATGGGTAAAGGAAAAGTAGCAGCACAATGTGCTCATGCCGCTGTTGCAGCTTATAAAGCAGCCAAAAAGTATCCCAAAATCCTTCAAGCTTGGGAAGAATGTGGGCAAGCTAAAATTACTGTCAAA GTGGACAGTGAAGAGGCACTAAAAGAAGTAGCAAAGCATGCTAGAGCTGTTGGACTTTTAGCAAATACAATACAAGATGCTGGACGCACACAAATAGAACCAGGAAGCAAAACAGTGTGCGCAGTTGGTCCAGGACCAGCCCCATTGATAGATGAAGTAACTGGACACTTAAAATTGTTCTAA
- the LOC117608313 gene encoding uncharacterized protein LOC117608313, which produces MSHRDISEVEPEGTSALAAGSRSLFLETVRRSNAACQNGDYALAATLYTEALALDPLSHVLYSNRSAARLKMGLFALALQDAVRATELSPQWPKAYYRQGVALQCLGRHGEALVAFSTGLAHDPSNCQLLSGLVEASLKSPLRATLEPTFQQLRAMKLDESPFVVISVVGQELLGAGQYKAAAGVLEAALTIGSCSLKLRGSVFSALSSAYWALNSLDKAINYMQQDLGVARSLGDTQGECRAHGNLGSAYFSKGSFKEALTAHRYQLVLAMKCKDTQAAASALTSLGHVYTAIGDLPNALASHKQCVQLVKQMGDRLQEAREIGNVGAVYLAMGEFESAVDCHTQHLRIARRLGDRVEEARAFSNLGSSHHYRRNFGQAMAYHENVLRIAQELGDRAIEMRAYAGLGHAARCAGDLAQAKLWHQRQLDVALATKDKVAEGRACSNLGIVYQLLGEHEAALKLHQAHLGIARSLGDKAGMGRAYGNIGNAYNALGYYEQAIKYHKQELTISKEVNDRSSEASTHGNLAVAYQAVQGHEAALRHYRAHLAIARELKDTAGEACALLNLANCLSSRGRFEEAVPYYENYLMLSQELHDVEGEAKACHFLGYAHYCLGNHREAVRYYDQDLALAKDLQDKSGMGRAYCNLGLAHLALENLDTALECQKYYLAIAHMTKHLAGKFRALGNIGDCLLRLGEAEEAIKMHQRQLNLARQAGDRSLEAAAYGALGIAHRTIKSLDKALGFHTQELTLRQEAGDLRGECRAHGNLGAVHMALGQYTHAVKCYQEQLERAKELADSGVEAQALGNLGIARLNMAHYEDAIGYFEQQLATLEPLMMGTALLNKARALGNLGDCYEALGDPEEAIKCHEQQLAAATKLKSIREQERAYRGLGRAREATGNLQEALVCFEKRLVAAHEVDSPESRGAAYGDLGRVHAALGNHEQAVSCLSHQLALARGLGDKAAEAEAASGLGAVHLLMDDPNSALRHHQLELSIAEALDAAGLQARACANLGVTQEALGQFEEAIRLQEQSLSLAAAAGDQPARAAAFSSLGRLHHLCGDLSRALSYLQSGLSLSEGLGRREEAARLRHRLGLVHWEAGEAAIAVEHLEKAANLLESLDGTSSNLICGQPNKSDLLSETYRMLQKVLISLNRAEEALNWAERSRRCKSNCLDDAAHYSEIIDRQRGVILYYSEVGCELHAWCLAPGRGLLRFHSTTLDDGIGLEKRVLQAREALLEETSEFIEETKIPSRGHHLNASSYSLSSLFSVGSVSSRAGSARWGRGTKGPTWQSPLPIQVLYDLLLAPFEDLLPPARKELIMVVEKSLYLAPLPALQSNPGEDYLCERFSLLVVPSLAALRKRLKTPIPEGGATVAALVAGNPILPEEIREEYGWSESMASTETESEIVAELLEARALTGAEATRSAVLRSLPDAECVHLTVPVFWNSASLALTADPCEDSSVRPEYLINHSDILKLRIAARLVVISSGHGWNSTENTTATSDGVQNLAKALLNAGAQCVLIGMWAVPPTAGSILLRAFYSAMLQGARASRALAEAMQTVQHTRHFAHPANWAGWLLIGGDARLSNKVALMGQALAELLRGGPEQSRDALRVTLHLVEKSLQRIHRGQKNAMYTTQRSIENKVGAATGWRELLMSVGFRFEPAGNGIPSSVFFPQSDPEERLTRCSASLQALLGLGPASLHALARLLQAPEAAEDVIAAMRRATCATEGQEVTLPVQVWRASGSHELFASLGFDLMEVGQSEVTLRTGKQASRRAVQFALQALLALFDTQEAPKSLTLDSSSSMESLASVAHIEKNVIERPRLGGAFANYVRHRGEPDGKTMEPPNVPIPTSRQACQNGGGESDVAFTPSPPVALNLNHQTRIRNLYPDQTIRPGSSSSSSVTDWDNGHATVLRRQPLPPLPATVLERLSVRTEIGSNSPRKPRHPTATEDICAQTDSTQSAETHNQNLRNVATSLTSLTRELTPTISEVYHERNLGLGLAPSLSKLLGEVSSVPENEENQSTRTSHDQTQNWIQNESELCRRDEADGRSIAESQCSATSSNKIHRKAPPPPV; this is translated from the exons ATGTCTCATAGGGATATCTCTGAG gTGGAGCCCGAAGGTACGTCGGCCTTGGCTGCTGGATCGAGATCTCTATTCTTAGAGACAGTACGTCGTAGCAATGCGGCATGTCAAAATGGTGACTATGCTCTTGCTGCAACTTTATATACGGAAGCTCTTGCTTTGGATCCACTCAGCCATGTGCTATATTCGAACAGGTCAGCTGCTAGGCTTAAAATGGGTTTATTTGCACTTGCACTTCAAGATGCTGTCAGAGCCACCGAACTTAGTCCTCAGTGGCCAAAG GCATATTACCGCCAAGGAGTAGCATTGCAATGTTTGGGGAGACATGGAGAGGCTTTAGTGGCCTTTAGTACAGGTCTGGCCCATGATCCTTCTAATTGTCAGCTGTTATCTGGTCTGGTAGAAGCATCTTTAAAATCACCATTACGTGCAACATTAGAACCAACATTTCAACAACTACGTGCAATGAAACTTGATGAATCTCCTTTTGTTGTTATCTCTGTTGTTGGTCAAGAACTGCTTGGAGCAGGACAGTATAAAGCAGCAGCAGGTGTATTAGAAGCTGCACTCACTATTGGTTCTTGTAGCTTAAAATTGAGAGGTTCTGTATTCTCAGCTCTTTCTAGTGCATATTGGGCATTAAATTCGTTGGATAAAGCTATCAATTACATGCAACAAGATTTAG GTGTTGCACGATCATTAGGAGATACACAGGGTGAATGTAGAGCTCATGGAAATTTGGGTTCTGCATACTTTAGTAAGGGCAGTTTTAAAGAAGCTTTAACAGCACACAGGTATCAGTTGGTTTTAGCTATGAAGTGCAAAGACACTCAGGCTGCAGCATCCGCTTTAACTAGCCTGGGTCACGTTTATACAGCTATTGGTGATTTACCAAACGCACTTGCATCTCATAAGCAATGTGTGCAGTTAGTAAAACAAATGGGAGATCGACTTCAAGAAGCACGAGAAATAGGTAATGTGGGAGCAGTTTATTTGGCAATGGGAGAATTTGAAAGTGCTGTTGACTGTCATACACAGCATTTGAGAATTGCGAGACGTTTAGGAGATCGCGTAGAAGAAGCAAGAGCATTTAGCAACTTGGGTTCGTCTCATCACTATCGAAGAAATTTTGGTCAGGCAATGGCATATCATGAAAATGTTCTAAGAATAGCACAAGAACTTGGTGATAGAGCAATAGAAATGAGAGCTTATGCTGGATTGGGTCATGCTGCAAGATGTGCag gtGATCTTGCACAAGCCAAATTGTGGCATCAGAGACAACTTGATGTTGCTTTAGCTACAAAAGATAAAGTAGCTGAGGGACGAGCGTGTAGTAATTTAGGAATTGTTTATCAATTACTTGGAGAACATGAAGCTGCACTTAAGTTGCATCAGGCTCACTTAGGAATTGCTAGATCATTAGGAGATAAAGCTGGGATGGGTAGAGCATATGGAAACATTGGGAATGCGTATAATGCATTAGGATATTATGAACAAgctattaaatatcataaacagGAATTAACAATAAGCAAAGAG GTTAATGATCGAAGCTCAGAAGCTAGTACTCACGGAAATTTAGCAGTGGCATATCAAGCTGTACAAGGACATGAAGCAGCATTGAGACATTATAGAGCTCATTTAGCTATAGCACGCGAGTTAAAAGATACAGCTGGTGAAGCGTGTGCTTTACTTAATCTTGCCAATTGCTTGTCATCTCGTGGTAGATTTGAAGAAGCAGTTCcatattatgaaaattatctTATGCTATCGCAGGAACTACATGATGTAGAAGGAGAAGCGAAAGCGTGTCACTTCTTAGGCTATGCACATTATTGTTTAGGTAATCATCGTGAAGCTGTTAGATATTATGATCAAGATTTGGCATTGGCTAAGGATTTACAGGATAAATCTGGAATGGGAAGAGCTTATTGTAATTTGGGATTAGCACATTTAGCTTTGGAAAATTTAGATACAGCATTAGAGTGCCAAAAGTATTACTTAG cTATTGCACATATGACTAAACACTTAGCTGGAAAATTTCGAGCTTTGGGAAATATTGGTGATTGTCTTTTACGTCTGGGTGAAGCTGAAGAAGCGATAAAAATGCATCAACGTCAGTTAAATTTAGCCCGACAAGCAGGTGATCGTAGTTTGGAAGCTGCTGCTTATGGAGCTTTAGGTATTGCACACCGGACAATAAAAAGTCTTGATAAGGCATTAGGATTTCATACTCAAGAATTAACTTTAAGACAAGAAGCTGGAGATCTACGTGGTGAATGTAGAGCTCACGGAAATTTAGGCGCCGTACACATGGCATTAGGTCAATACACTCATGCAGTAAAATGTTATCAAGAACAACTTGAAAGAGCAAAAGAATTAGCGGATTCAGGAGTCGAAGCACAAGCGTTAG GAAACTTAGGAATAGCTAGACTTAATATGGCACATTATGAAGATGCAATTGGATATTTTGAACAACAATTAGCAACTTTAGAACCATTGATGATGGGTACAGCTTTATTGAACAAAGCTAGAGCACTTGGGAATTTAGGAGACTGTTATGAAGCTTTGGGAGATCCAGAAGAAGCTATCAAATGTCATGAACAACAATTGGCAGCTGCtacaaaattgaaaagtataagAGAACAAGAAAGAGCGTATCGAGGTTTAGGTCGAGCTCGAGAAGCAACTGGTAATCTACAAGAAGCTTTAGTTTGTTTTGAAAAAAGATTAGTGGCTGCGCATGAAGTTGATAGCCCAGAATCAAGAGGTGCAGCATACGGAGATTTAG gtAGAGTGCATGCTGCGTTAGGTAATCACGAACAGGCTGTTAGTTGCTTATCGCATCAACTTGCTCTTGCCAGGGGACTCGGAGATAAAGCTGCTGAAGCAGAGGCTGCTAGTGGATTAGGAGCTGTTCATTTATTAATGGATGATCCAAATTCTGCGTTACGCCATCATCAGTTGGAACTTTCAATTGCTGAAGCTTTAGATGCAGCTGGATTACAAGCTAGGGCTTGTGCAAATTTAGGTGTAACTCAGGAAGCATTGGGGCAATTCGAAGAAGCAATAAGATTACAAGAACAATCGTTGAGTCTTGCAGCAGCAGCTGGAGATCAACCTGCAAGAGCAGCTGCGTTTTCCAGTTTGGGACGTCTTCATCATCTGTGCGGCGATTTGTCACGAGCTTTGAGTTATTTGCAATCTGGATTGTCATTGTCTGAGGGACTAGGAAGAAGAGAGGAAGCAGCCAGATTGAGGCACAGGCTTGGTCTTGTTCATTGGGAAGCTGGCGAGGCAGCGATTGCTGTAGAACATTTAGAAAAGGCGGCAAATTTATTAGAATCGTTAGATGGAACTTCCTCGAATCTTATTTGTGGACAACCAAATAAGTCTGATTTATTATCAGAAACTTACAGAATGTTACAAAAAGTGTTAATTAGTTTAAATAGAGCTGAAGAAGCTTTAAATTGGGCGGAAAGATCGAGACGTTGTAAAAGTAACTGTTTGGATGATGCTGCACACTACTCGGAAATTATTGATAGACAACGTGGAGTTATTCTATATTATag tgAAGTCGGATGTGAGTTACATGCTTGGTGTTTAGCTCCTGGTCGAGGTCTATTACGATTTCATTCTACTACTTTAGACGATGGCATAGGATTGGAAAAACGAGTTTTGCAAGCACGAGAAGCTCTTTTAGAGGAAACAAGTGAATTCattgaagaaacaaaaataCCATCAAGAGGACATCATCTTAATGCTAGTTCATATAGTTTAAGCAGTCTGTTCAGTGTAGGATCAGTTAGTTCGCGAGCAGGGAGTGCTCGATGGGGACGAGGAACAAAAGGACCTACGTGGCAATCACCGTTACCGATTCAAGTACTTTATGATTTACTTTTAGCACCATTTGAAGATCTTTTGCCACCAGCAAGGAAGGAGTTAATTATGGTAGTAGAGAAGTCGTTGTATTTGGCACCGCTTCCGGCTTTACAATCAAATCCTGGAGAAGATTATTTGTGCGAAAGATTTTCCTTATTAGTTGTACCATCTCTCGCAGCTTTAAGAAAACGGTTAAAAACTCCTATTCCAGAAGGCGGCGCAACAGTTGCTGCATTAGTTGCAGGAAATCCTATACTTCCTGAAGAAATTAGAGAAGAGTATGGATGGTCTGAAAGTATGGCTTCTACTGAAACAGAATCTGAAATTGTTGCTGAATTATTAGAGGCCCGTGCTTTAACTG GGGCAGAAGCAACTAGATCGGCTGTTTTAAGATCTTTACCTGATGCAGAATGCGTACACCTGACAGTGCCTGTTTTTTGGAATTCTGCTAGTTTAGCATTAACTGCTGATCCATGCGAAGACTCCTCTGTAAGACCGGAATATCTGATAAATCAttcagatattttaaaattaagaatAGCCGCTCGTTTAGTTGTCATATCTAGCGGCCACGGTTGGAATAGTACAGAAAATACCACTGCCACATCAGATGGTGTGCAAAATTTAGCCAAAGCTTTATTAAATGCCGGTGCGCAATGTGTACTTATAGGAATGTGGGCTGTTCCACCTACGGCTGGTAGTATATTATTACGAGCATTTTATAGTGCTATGTTACAAGGTGCCAGAGCATCTAGAGCATTAGCAGAAGCTATGCAAACAGTTCAACATACAAGGCATTTTGCGCACCCCGCAAATTGGGCTGGTTGGTTACTCATTGGAGGGGATGCACGATTATCAAACAAG gTTGCTTTGATGGGACAAGCACTTGCTGAATTACTGCGTGGTGGTCCAGAACAAAGTCGCGATGCTTTACGCGTGACACTTCACTTGGTAGAAAAATCATTGCAACGGATACATCGTGGACAAAAGAATGCTATGTATACAACCCAACGTAGTATTGAAAATAAAGTGGGAGCAGCAACTGGATGGCGAGAACTTTTAATGTCGGTAGGATTTAGGTTTGAACCAGCTGGAAATGGGATACCGTCTTCTGTATTTTTCCCCCAAAGTGATCCAGAGGAAAGATTAACAAGATGTAGCGCAAGTTTGCAAGCATTGCTAGGATTGGGACCTGCTTCGTTACATGCACTTGCTAGATTATTACAG GCACCAGAAGCAGCAGAAGATGTGATTGCAGCGATGAGAAGAGCTACTTGTGCGACAGAAGGTCAAGAAGTAACATTACCAGTACAAGTGTGGAGAGCATCAGGGTCGCATGAACTATTTGCAAGTTTAGGCTTTGATCTCATGGAAGTTGGTCAATCAGAAGTTACTTTAAGAACGGGAAAACAAGCATCGCGAAGAGCTGTCcaatttgctcttcaagctctTCTAGCTTTATTCG ACACGCAAGAAGCACCTAAAAGTCTAACTTTAGACTCGAGTAGTTCCATGGAAAGCCTAGCTTCTGTTGCCCATATAGAAAAGAATGTCATAGAGCGACCTCGACTAGGAGGCGCATTTGCAAATTATGTTCGACATCGTGGTGAACCAGATGGAAAAACTATGGAACCGCCAAATGTTCCAATTCCTACATCACGACAAGCGTGTCAAAATGGAGGAG GTGAATCGGATGTTGCTTTCACTCCCAGTCCCCCGGTAGCACTTAATTTGAATCATCAAACGCGTATTAGAAATCTTTACCCTGATCAAACTATAAGACCAGGTTCTAGTTCGAGTAGTTCAGTAACAGATTGGGATAATGGACATGCAACTGTTTTAAGGCGACAACCATTGCCACCATTACCAGCCACTGTATTAGAAAGATTAAGTGTTAGAACAGAAATTGGATCTAATTCCCCCAGGAAACCTCGTCATCCTACAGCAACCGAGGATATTTGTGCTCAAACGGATTCTACGCAATCTGCAGAAACGCATAATCAGAATTTAAGAAACGTAGCCACGTCACTTACAAGCCTAACACGTGAATTAACACCTACAATTTCAGAGGTATATCATGAGCGAAACTTAGGACTAGGATTGGCACCGtctttatcaaaattattaggAGAAGTAAGTTCTGTTCCtgaaaacgaagaaaatcaaTCGACGCGAACAAGTCATGATCAAACTCAAAATTGGATACAAAACGAATCGGAATTATGTCGAAGAGACGAAGCTGATGGTAGATCCATTGCTGAATCGCAATGCAGTGCCACCAGTTCTAACAAAATACATAGAAAAGCACCCCCTCCTCCAGTAtag
- the sea gene encoding mitochondrial citrate transporter scheggia, whose product MDICSLMRKSSQQSSTISTFRNNPFPSRPWLIDNGAAAAAGSSLGVKGIIAGGITGGIEICITYPTEYVKTQLQLDGKAGAGKEYSGIWDCITKTVKNRGFFGLYRGLSVLLYGSIPKSAVRFGSFETIKGVLVDENGNLSTQRSFLAGLCAGASEAIFAVTPMETIKVKFINDQRSVNPKYKGFFHGVRLITKEYGIRGVYQGLTPTIIKQGSNQAIRFCVMETLKDWYRGGDKNVPIPKLVVGAFGACAGALSVFGNTPIDVIKTRMQGLEASKYKNSVDCMIQIWKNEGPSAFYKGTIPRLSRVCLDVGITFMIYDSFMEIFNRVWP is encoded by the exons ATGGATATTTGTTCCTTGATGCGCAAATCGTCGCAACAATCAAGTACAATTTCGACATTCCGTAATAATCCTTTTCCTTCTAGACCGTGGCTTATTGATAATGGAGCTGCAGCGGCTGCCGGTAGTAGTCTTGGTGTTAAAGGAATAATAGCTG GTGGTATTACTGGAGGAATAGAAATATGTATTACATATCCAACTGAATATGTGAAAACGCAACTACAACTTGATGGAAAAGCTGGAGCTGGTAAAGAATATTCGGGAATATGGGACTGTATAACAAAAACTGTAAAAAATAGAGGATTTTTTGGCCTGTACAGGGGCCTTTCGGTGTTACTTTATGGTTCAATACCAAAATCAGCTGTACGTTTTGGATCCTTTGAAACAATAAAGGGTGTATTAGTGGATGAAAATGGAAATCTTAGTACACAAAGAAGTTTCTTAGCAGGATTATGTGCTGGCGCGTCTGAAGCTATTTTTGCTGTTACTCCTATGGAAACTATTAAAGTCAAATTTATTAATGACCAACGGTCAGTTAATCCAAAATACAAAGGATTCTTTCATGGAGTAAGATTGATTACCAAAGAATATG gaaTTAGAGGTGTATATCAAGGTTTAACGCCTACTATCATCAAACAAGGATCAAATCAAGCAATCAGATTTTGTGTTATGGAAACATTAAAGGATTGGTACAGAGGTGGAGACAAAAATGTACCTATACCAAAATTGGTTGTGGGTGCATTTGGTGCATGTGCTGGGGCATTATCAGTGTTTGGAAATACTCCAATTGATGTTATAAAGACTCGAATGCAG GGCTTAGAAGCCTCAAAGTACAAAAATAGTGTAGACTGTATGATTCAAATATGGAAGAATGAGGGCCCAAGTGCATTTTATAAAGGAACCATTCCAAGATTAAGTAGAGTATGTTTAGATGttggaataacatttatgatttatGATTCCTTTATGGAAATATTTAATCGAGTCTggccttaa